attttttaataaatattcatttatgcACCgcacaactgaaatacgacatattttttgttatgaaatgtcAGGTTTTCAAGAACGatatatcgtgcgggaaaaaatttcatttctttactaTTTATCGTGTGAGAacggttttgaatgaatttttccatgactattcgattgaacaaatttaatatggtgaatgtgaagtatgtacgttttcaagtaaattgatgtgttttgtctatttcagctgtccggtgcacaaaacgttgttctgaagaaatattaaaaatcacttctttattttcaaacactttattagaaattaattcaattacacacaaaaacacaATGTCACTTTTAGTATGGTTAATTCTAATAGTCGCGGGTCGGGTGAGACAACTTAAGACAAATTAAACTGAATTAAACTGAATGAATCCTTAGCTAGCGTTAAACCTTTACTTATAGTGAATTTAACATTGAAGGTATAGCAAGTCGTAAAAAAcccattaaattttattgttttcccaTATGCGCTTATTCATAAAAAACCAAGATTTTCATCTTCCGAATTTCttaattgtttttctctcTAAGAGGTCTTTCTCTTGTACTAGTTCAAtcatacattttccatatagtcaatgtattttgaatttctcatAAATCAAAAGACTTTCTTGAGTAGAAATACTTCCGCAAGCATTTGGCGGTTATTTAAcgaatattcaaaatataatgCAATCGACAATGGTATACAAAATTCTTGTTGCATGATCTTTAATCGCCTAACTTGCTACTATAATGATAATCTATTTAAAGGCGTTATCTCAAAATTAAGTAGTATGAGATCTTCaagaattatttgaattaattaatgatTGAGAAATAATTCCTTCACATCATTCCCTCAAGAAGTGTGATATAAGGGATCAcacgacaaaagaaaaaaaaatattatgaataTTCACGCATGCACTTCGACTAGCTATTCCTCTTTTCACAAAAAGTGTGATATTCATATAACACTTAAATTGTCCCGACCTTTAACCAAATTCtacttaaaaaacaaaacaaaaattgttttaaaactaGGTTAACCTCCCGGACGCCTAtcctaaaattaaaacaagtTAGGAGAATGACAATAAGTCCAGTTAACTGCTTAACTAAGAAAATCTATAATGAAAATAagtatcaaattttttaactttgtctttatgaatcaaattttcttctcaTTTGTCATCGACTATCGTTATATTTGGTTCTTTAATTGACTTAAAGCAGAATATTTTTAGTTATGTGAAtcactaaattttaattttcaaaatttggtaATATTTTAAACTATGCATCCATGCAGTACAttttaaaaccattttcaaatcTGAAAAAAGCAGTGAAACAGTTAACCTTGCAGACCTCTGCTATAAAGTAACGAGCGATGATCATAGAGTATCGAGCGGTCACGATAACGTACTGAGCGGTGATGCTAACATACTGAGCGGTGACGATAaaggaacttttttttagaaacaacTTTGagaacaaattcaaaaatcaatatgTTTTGGGGACTGTCCTCATTGTTGATGTAATTTACTGCACCGTCTCACCCATTATATTGTTCAGAAACCGTGTGGCGACGGCTTTTAATGCCGAAGGCTGACTTTTAAAAACCAAGCGGTAATTCATAGCCAGGTACTCAACGCTTTAGACCGAGCAGTGACCATGAAGTACCGAGCGGTGACTAATAAGTACCGAGCGGTGACTAATAAGTACCGAGCGGTGACTAATAAGTACCGAGCGGTGACTAGTAAGTACTGAGCGGTGACTAATAAGTACCGAGCGGTGACTAATAAGTACCGAGCGGTGACTAATAAGTACCGAGCGGTGACTAATAAGTACCGAGCGGTGACTAATAAGTACCGAGCGGTGACTAATAAGTGCCGAGCGGTGACTGATAATACCGAGCGGTGACTGATAATACCGAGCGGTGACTGATAATACCGAGCGGTGACTAATAAGTACCAAGCGGTGACTAATAAGTACCAAGCGGTGACTAATAAGTACCGAGCGGTGACTAAGAAGTACCGAGCGGTGACTGATAATATCGAGCGGTGACTAATAAGTACCGAGCGGTGACTGATAATATCGAGCGGTGACTAATAAGTACCGAGCGGTGACTAATAAGTACCGAGCGGTGACTAATAAGTACCGAGCGGTGACTAATAAGTACCGAGCGGTGACTAATAAGTACCGAGCGGTGACTAATAAGTACCGAGCGGTGACTAATAAGTACCGAGCGGTGACTAATAAGTACCGAGCGGTGAATGATAATACCGAGCGGTGACTAATAAGTACCGAGCGGTGACTAATGTGTACCGAGTGGTGACTAATGTGTACCGAGCGGTGACTAATGTGTACCGAGAGGTGACGAATAAGTACCGAACAGTGACCATTAGGTACCAATTCTTTAGTACTGAGCTGTGACTCTAAAGTACATAACGGTGACTATTAAGTACTGACAGGTGATTAATAAGTACCGCGCAGTAACTATTAAGTATCGAGCGTTGACTATTTAGTGCTGAGCGATGACTATTTAGTACTGAGTTTACTAAGTACTGAACGGTGACTTTTAGTGCTGAGATGGAACTATTTAGattgtcctgaaatttcgacgacatgagtatcggtgacatcctgaagaaacggtgactaaCTGAAAAAACAACGAGAAGAAatggtgacttcctgaagaaacgacgagaagaaccGGCCACTatagtcgccgtttcttctcctcgtttcttcaggaagttaTCGTTTCTTCAGGTAGTCACCATTTCTATAGGATGTCACCGTTTCTTtaggaagtcaccgtttcttctcaccgtttcatcagaaaatctgAAGAGTCGTCATTACATGTCAccattttttcagaaagtcaccgtttcttcgaAACCatcgacttcctgaagaaacgacgagaagaaacaaCGACTTTCAGAAGCAACGCATCTCACCGTTCAATCTCTGATTGCAAGcaactaaaacaaataaaataaaaagctttgtattttatttcaaatgaataaaatctaCGTACACTGGCTTATTCTTGATTTGAgatgaaatttcgatttcaagaTATTCTTCAGTTGACAATCTCAACTCAAGATTACTAATTCAGCTGACATTGAGATCCCAAATCAACTCTAATTTTCGTCtcgccgtaaaggcgttttgttggttcctatggaattcatccttttacgaaatgtaacgtaaaggagtttagttcatcactacagaattcatctttttataacatgaaaaccaattttcattgcacataaaaagcgttttaatacgccgagcgatccggcccattgccccggagcgaagcggagggccgcaatgcgagccgggcgcaggaacggtgtcggtaacttaggagttaatttttttctctctcgcaTCGTGTCATAAATAGTCTGTGtcattagacccgtacgaagtactggggtcttataggtttacgcatacgtttgtaacacgtcgaattggactccctgagtaaggggaaacctattgtggttgtctagagatgccaaatccgcgaaaaaaacatagctaacgccgacccgtacgaaacacctattcgtgtcaaaagcctttaaaatcacttacattatccactctttgccttgttatcatatacaaataaattgccggaggcaatacagacagccccgtacgaagacaaatttcataaattcctatttaaacagctatgtaccgctatatttacctatatttcactgtaaataaacattttacagaaaaatatgatattatatagctctatatgcctgtatatagctcaatatagctgtatataggtatatatagatgtccatatatggaatccctgaaacaccccacacacataacaaattatttccatgttaacagaaactctctaagtaccatttttctcaagatatatcacttttaataaaatccaatatggccgccggcagccattttgttaggagaccggaaatagtaccgacgctttacattcgttaatacctttcaaacaaaaaaaaattcatgaaattcggtcaaaatttactcgagatattgtcaaaatacaccacgttcactgtacttccgagtagccagataagagctcactccaagagacctagctcacgctccggagaacataatttcattaaaaaaaatttccctgattggtacggtcaatacctatctaataaagctaaaacagacgaaatatgttcaaatgtggccgacctacaagcaaaaactgcttgccgcccagACCAGAGAGCCGATCAAAAATCGTCGGCGGCGTCTAGCCGTCCCAAAAGAGCTGGCGGCCGGCGGCTGAGTCGGCTTAGCCGTTCTAAAAGAGGAGGCGGCGACTGGGCCTAGCCGCCGGTTAAAAAGTCGGCTGGCGGCGGCTGTAGTATTATTTGTCTTACAATAACAACAGCAacaattattacaaaaaatttaagatttattCGAAGAACGATTGAACACATTCATAGGTTCGATTATAAAGTTAAAGTTAATActaaaaatactaaaaatagAGAACTAAAACTCGAAGTGCTCCTTGACGAGATCAAAGTTTTcatgaatgaataaaattttttgcatcGTAATTGGATTTAAGTTAGATTTGTGTTTTGTCATCAGAATTCCTGCTACCGAAAAGAATCTCTCAACGATAGCAGAGGTTGCCATAAAAgataaaattacttttgaGATTGTACTCATGTACGGATACTGTTTTTGATTTGTCGCCCACCATATTAATGGGTCCTCCAAAACACCTATCACCGAGGTGTATTTGCTCAATTCCCTCCTAATACAATTGATAGGAGAATCTGAAACTGCTGCACTAGCTGCACAATGCTTTTCGATTAATTCTAATCGAATTCGTTTGACATCATTTCCCATTTGCTGTGTTGATTCTCTTTTGCGTCCTTGTTTCTCATCCGACTGTGAAGACTGTGATTTACCTTCGCTTAGCGATAATTCGTACTTCTGCCACTtatcaagcaaaatttcagcaacgtcaatatcatttttagtaaaatagtcTTTAATTTGCCCTAAGTGCTGCATCGACGGATCTAAAAATGCCGCCAAGACCATATCATCGTCCAATTTGAACCGTTTATCAAAGTTGTCCAAAAGTATCGTAACGGCGCGTCTACCGAGTGGTGATAAAGACTTCTCTTTCGAAAGTTTATTTAAGCTAGAACAGAGATTGACATAGAGAATTCGAAAACTTACAATGCTTTGATGTAAATTTTACTTCTCTTTTATCtcaatgtaaaaaattaaCGTCATGTTGAGCGTTGCATATTTCGATCCTTGGAATACGTCTGTGGCTTTTTCGAATACACCaagaattttaacaaattcctTTACGACGTTATGCTCCGTGTCCGATAAAATCAAGTGGTACTTCTTCGCCCGTTCCAGGCAGTTGTTTATAACATCTGCAACCAGACAATGAGTCCAACCTTAgaatgttaaaatgaaaagaaatttcgaacTTGCCTATATTTTTGTCGAAGCTATTCAGCATAGTCAGAAAACTGTTCCAACGGGTCGCATTTGAATTCTTTATCGTTGTAAATTGAGTGGCACGTCTCACTTGATCGGTAGAAAATCGTTTCACTATTTCAGCATCATCTTCTTCTATATCAAAATCTGAGATTATGAATTCTGATGTTTCCAATAGTTCAGCTGAAATTACGAAGGAGTACGTGAAACAATCAAAAGGGTGCAAACGACATTCATCGCCACTATTTTCTGGTTGGTAGATAATAattgacttaaaaaaaaacattggaaAAATCCAACTTACATATGTTTTCGAGCTCGCTGAATATACGATAGAGGGTTTTGTTATATTCGTCATCATGCGTTTTCCGCAAATCTTCATATTTGTACATCAATGCcttattgatatttttcatttttgtctgTAATAGCTGGAGACTCTCCATTTCCTCATGATGTAACAAGTCCACCGATACCAATAACGAAACATCATGTGCCAGACATGATTTCCAATCTAGATTAAGAATTTTACATGCCAGTTTGACATTCGAACCATTATCTGTACATGcacgaaatattttctcattgaGACCAAACTCCTTCTTGACGCTTTCGAAAGACTTGGCAATTTCTTCGCCGGTGTGTGGATGCGGAAAATAATCCGTTTTCAGACAAATAGACCGCATCTGATATTTGGAGTCTATCCAATTAATCCAGTAATTTATGTATGACAATCGTCTAACATTGTCACTCCAAAAATCGAAAGACGTGCCCAAAACGTTCGGTAGCTCGGTTTTACAAATCGTTTGAACTTTGTTGTAAACGACTGAGTAAACATCGTTCAGTGCGGTACCAGCCAAAGTGGAACTATCCGGTAAAAATTCAGTCTTGTCGATAATATTTGCCCATCGGAAAAACTCGTTCATTCCGggttttcttgagttattgaaCGGAACAAGGTCACGACAAAACCACAAACATAACTGCCGCGCCAGTAAATATCTCTTATCGCGTTTAGCAACATTTGCTATGCTTGAATCCTTATTCAAAAgcatttccgaaatttttctttgatttgtttaaattttttgtgagtgAATGACAATTCCGTGAATACTTTCAAGATGACCTCTTAAATTTCCAGTCGACGTCCTTGTAGAGTAGCTGAAAATTTAAACGAGCCAggtaaacaatcaaaaaattaaaattcgcgTAGATAAAGAAAATGCTTGTTGCAGTTTCCTACCGAGTAATCTTTTCTTGACTCAGGCATTCTTTGCAGTATTTATGCTTCACATCGATAACTCGATCAGACCGAACTAGTAAGCCAAAGTAGTTTTTGAGTGAAGGATTCTCACCGGTGCACAAGGAGGCAAGACGAATAGATAAGTCTTTCCCATAGACAATTTCGTCTGCTGGCGGATCATTTTTGTCTGTGTTAGCCGTTGTCATTCTGTAATTTGCAAATTGCGAAAGTTTTAGGAAAAATGCCCATGGAAAAACCGTATGCATTTCTGAAGAAATTGTgtttgaaaagttttaaaaaaaaccgttcTTGATTGAGGTGACATGCACATTGACTCGAAGAATTATTTAAAACGCAACAATGCCAGAAGATTCTATTGTTATCAACTGACCTTGAAAAATCGACTGtagaaattaaatatttaaaactgATCTGTGTAGTAGGTCACAAATGCATCCTCTTTCTTGTTATCACTAAAATATGCACGGATTTTGTCTTCAAAATATTCAAGATGTGAACAAAGTTTGTTTTGCAATTTCACACAGAGCTCAACAGCACCTTTGTCTTTGTCGTGTTCACTTTGTATTTGTattctttttaatttgaaaatatcaattttaagTTCTTTCACACAGTCGGGAATATATTTTATCGGCACTAAATCGTCGttgaatgaatatttatattttaactcAATGCTTTTTAGTTTAAACATAGTACGTACAGATATAAACACTAAGAAATGCTTCACTCTAGAGAACCGTTTTTACACTGATGGTTCAGATTTCTGAAACAATTAGATGATAACAATTATTGTTAAACAATAGCCGAATTATTAAAGACTACAATGTAGAGTTACTCTACTAGAGTACGTGTGTGTAAGTTTTCATATGATGATAGTGCAGTAACACCATGCAAACATTGCTTGGAGTTTGTGTGTTGCTGAATTTGTACAAGTAAAACTTCTTGCTGTTGTTTTGCTTGATTTGATCAATCAAAACAagttaaaatgttaaacaGATGTAGTAATTTAAATAGgttgttataattttcaattcaaaaattcaaaaattttaatttatatacaaacaaaaagatAACAGCCGCCGAGTCAGCCGACTTAAAGCAATGGCGGCGGCTGTCGGCGGCTAGCCGCATTTAGCCGACCAAAAAcaccggcggcggcggcgggcGTTTTAGCCGTCAGCCGCCGTTTTCGGCCGGCTGAAAATCGGCGGCTCTCTGGTCtgttgccgccctgtgcctgttccacaccaaggggtctaactcacgagtcggtcatccgctttccataaacttttttttgtcgatcggtattgtaaataccttttatttgacgtatcatttacgagtttaacgtttaaatgtccggagatatcttcgaaaaaccgtaaagcacttattgggccacagctcgggaggggtcgatccaaaatcactcatcttcgaacttagcctgtcttttgacattaccaaacgggaaaaaaaagagttttcaagatcggatgcgttttactcaagctatcgtgcagacagacagacggacagacggacagacgggatcgctcggcgtgttaaaacgctgtttatgtacaatgaaaattcgtaaagGGATTACTTCCTTATGGTTGGTATTCAATACAGAAAGATTATTACAGCAAGACTATTCAACAACCAAAAAGTTACTGCCAAAAAGATACCGCCAAATCGCTTATTATCGACTTTCTGTATAGAGACGATAGAATTTCTACTTCATATATAGAGACGAtagaatttggtttttggcCTTATGAAGAAACGTTGACTTCCCGAAGAAACGATGAGAAGAAATGGTGAGTTCCTGAAAAAACGATTAGAACCTTCCGTctccgtttcttcaggaacttgttatttcttatgaattcaccgtttcttctcgttgtttcttcaggaagtcatcgttttcacagaaagtcagcgctttttacataaaacggcgacatcctgaagaaactgtgattttctgaagaaacgacgagaagaaacggcgagttcctgaagaaacggtgacttcctgaagaaacagcgacttcctgaagaaacggcgactactcgccgtttcttcaggaagtcgccgatactcatgtcgtcgaaatttcaggacaatACTATTTAGTACTGAGCTGGGACTATTTAGTTCTGAGCAATGACTATTAAGTACCGAGAAGTGACTATTTACTAATGAGTGTTGACTATTGGGTAAAGAGCAGTTAATTTTAAGCAACGAGCGGTGACTATAAAGTTCTCAGCGGTTACTCTAAAGTAACGTCTAGTACTCGTAATCACTTAATAGTTAATTGAGAATGTTAATGGCTTTGCCTCGCTGGGACAAGCTGACGCCTAGTTCAACTTTTTCTTACATTTACCAACTCATTGACAGTTTTCGTCTACAAGAAACGAACAGAAAATATACTATATCACCGAGATGCAAGCaacgtttttccaaaaaaagccAACGAAatttctacttttcgtcactgagttgagatatacaattttttgttataagtGATCATGACAAGCTTACGAAAAATTCCGCTTTCATCACGAGTTACAAACGATTCCCCCTGTGCCGTCACAACCCTAAATTAAGGAATTGTGATTCTAAGAATCAAAAATGCTTCGAGTGACATTACACGAGGTGTATCAAATAAAGCATTTTCCACTAAGCTTGATGATGATGCTGACTCTTCGGAGGTTTTATGCAAATGACGACCAAAAGTTTTAATTCAGTTGAGTGATTTGTCATTTGTGTACGGTAACTTAAGAAGAAACACCAAATTATTGTGACCAAGAGATTGACTCTATTCAGTATTCAAGATGGCCAgtaataaaatgttcaaagtAAGTAATTCTattattaaacaaaagaaacaaaaaatttttgttgaacttCTTTAGCGCTGCTAGTTCTGCTTTTTCCTTTTCGCCATCCGGTAGACTTTCTTTAAAATCACAATAATCGTACTTTCGGATGCTCAGATTACCATTAGCAGTaatttttcgaacttgacGGACTTCACCGCTGTTAGCCAAATTCACGAACGCTGGACAAAATTTATCTGAGGTatacgaatgaaatttcgcCCATCCAAAAGTAAGATTTTTCAAATCATCATGACATTGCTGAACGATAGGGTCGATGGTTTCGAAcgcttaaaaatatttttagattttagcAACATAGCATTATAGTGTCCAACAACTATAACTACAGCTTTATTTATCTACCCCTTCTGAAGCAAAGCGCACTCACACGAAGTAAGCAGAATTTGTAATCGAACGATAGTTGTCAAAATCGATGATGAAAATGATGCtccttaagaggcatcggtacttagctaaaattgtagcctacatttgtgtgtctCCTATTCCATTTTCGATGACATCTTTTCATTAGAATCCTTATTGagaaatgtacgaccgcaataacgaccacgaatgtgttagctttaaataaaaattagttttggttgtagtcgtttgagcAGCTCAAAGTCAGCAGTTCGACCAAACTTTcgtaaactgctcagttttctcagagctggtcaatacaaccaaatctattttctgttgaaagctaacacattcgaaGTCGTTATTGTGGTCCTGTGTTTGTAAAAAGGATTATGGTGGAACgatatcaaaagtaaactaaaatc
The window above is part of the Bradysia coprophila strain Holo2 chromosome X unlocalized genomic scaffold, BU_Bcop_v1 contig_42, whole genome shotgun sequence genome. Proteins encoded here:
- the LOC119069987 gene encoding E3 SUMO-protein ligase ZBED1-like, which produces MKNINKALMYKYEDLRKTHDDEYNKTLYRIFSELENISELLETSEFIISDFDIEEDDAEIVKRFSTDQVRRATQFTTIKNSNATRWNSFLTMLNSFDKNIDVINNCLERAKKYHLILSDTEHNVVKEFVKILGVFEKATDVFQGSKYATLNMTLIFYIEIKENLNKLSKEKSLSPLGRRAVTILLDNFDKRFKLDDDMVLAAFLDPSMQHLGQIKDYFTKNDIDVAEILLDKWQKYELSLSEGKSQSSQSDEKQGRKRESTQQMGNDVKRIRLELIEKHCAASAAVSDSPINCIRRELSKYTSVIGVLEDPLIWWATNQKQYPYMSTISKVILSFMATSAIVERFFSVAGILMTKHKSNLNPITMQKILFIHENFDLVKEHFEF